One Halobacterium wangiae genomic window, CCGAGCAGTTCGACGGCCTCCGCCTCGAGTTCGGCGACGGCGGGGTAGGTAGCGGGGTCGCCGGGGTTGTCCGCGAGGAACGAGACGGCGGCCTCGCGGGCGGCGGGGTGGGGCTCCGTACACATCGAGGAGAGCACGCGGTCGAAGTTCTGTGGGGCGGGTCTGGACTCCGCGCGCGTCATACCTCCGAGAACTGGGAGGAGTGGTTTAGCGGTTCCGCTCTCGGGTCAGGCCGCTGTGGTCCCCGCACCCGCCGTCTCCACGGCGAAGGCGGCGTTCAGTATCGACGCGCCGTCCGGGCCGGTGACGCTGACCTCGTACGAGCCTTCGATGCGCTCGAAGTTCCCCGACGGCTCCTCGAGGGAGAGGACGGGTGCGCTTCCGTCCGCCGGGTACGCGACGTAGGCTCGCTCGCCGACGTCGAGGGACTCCTCGAACGTGAGTGTGTGCGTCTCGCCGTCGTGCGTGAGTTCGACGGTCGTCCCCGCGGGGAGTGGTTCGCCGGCCTGGTGTTCGAGTTCGATCAGTTCGTCGGTCGAGTCGAGTTCGACCGAGGCGTCCAGTGTGGCGGCCGCGCTGTCCCCCCACTCGGGTCGCTCGACTGAGTCGACGCCCACGGTGGTCAGTTCGAAGTCGAGCGCGCGCGTCCACGAACCGGACTCTGACTCGGCCTCGGTCGTCGTGTTCAGCTCGTGGACGCGCCCGTCGAGGTCGACGACGGCGTGCGCGCGGTACGACTGGTACGCGCCGTCGTGCGTCGGGCGGGTCCGGTTCGCGTCGAGGGCGAGGACCGTCCGGCCGTCCTCGACGTACCGGTCGGTCACCTCGAAGTCGCCGGCCGCGAGGACGCGCTCGAGTTGCGCGGTCCACGGCTCGGCAGCCCCGTCGTGGCGTTCGCGCTGGTCGAATTGCGTCTCGTCGCCGTGGGCGACGCGCGTCAGGACGACGGAGTCGTTCGCCCACGTATCGACGGCGAGTGTTCCGTCGTCGCGCCCGAACTCCGCGTTCAGGCGGAACTCGTCGCCCTTCGTCCGACCGGTGTACGAGCCGTTCTCGGTCCTGTCTGATGCCACCGCGACGCGGAACGTGTAGCCCGGGTCCGCGAGCACGCTGCTGTGGGCGTCCAGCAGCGCGGTGGCGTTCTCGACCCCGTCGGCCGTGACGCCAGGCGGGAAGCCGTCGGCGGGCGTCTGTTCGGGGCTGTCGGTGGCAGGGGCGCCGGCACCGAGACAGCCAGCGGTCACGAGGAGGGCGACTACCGCGAGGACCGTTCGCATACACGTACCGACACGATAAGTCGTAATCAAAACCCGGGTTCGCGACCGAACTCGGGCACCGTTCGGGCGACTCTCAGACGGTAACGTTCTCGTCTTCCGGGAGCTGTTCGTTCTCGGTCTCGCTCTCGGTCAGGTACCGGATGCGCTCGGGGACCGGCGGGTGCTGGTAGTGGAACGTCTCGTAGAGCGGGTGCGGGAAGGGGTTGCCGAGGTTCTCGCTGGTGAGGTCGGCAAGGGCGTCAGCGAGCGGAGCGCCGCTCCCCATCACGTCGACGGCGAACGCGTCGGCCTCGCGCTCGTTGGCGAGCCAGAGCCGGTTCTGGACGGGCGAGGTGAGTTCGTCGAGTGGCTGGAGCCACAGCGCCGCGAGCAGCAGGCCGGCGGCCGGCTGCTGGGGAACGGCGAACATCTCGTAGAGCCACGCCGACTCGACGAGGAACTGCGCGACGAACAGCAGCACGGCGACCTGGACGGCGCTCGCGGCGAGGTTCTGCCAGATGTGCCCCTTCTTCCAGTGGGCGAGTTCGTGGGCGAGCACGCTCTGGACCGCCGTCTCGTCCATCTGTTCGACGAGCGTGTCGAAGAGGACGACGCGCTTGGTGCGCCCGAACCCGGTGAAGAACGCGTTCGAGTGTCCCGACCGGGAGCTGGCGTTCATCACGTACACCTGGTCGCAGGTGAACCCGGCGCGTTCGAAGACGTCCTCGACGGCGTCGCGCAACTCGCCGTCCTCGACGGGGTCGAAGTCGTAGAACAGTGGCATCACGACTCGCGGGACGAGTACCTGCGTCGCCAGCAGGAAGGCCACGACGACGCCCGTCGCGGCCAGCCACCAGAACACCGGGAACCACTCGACGGCGAGCAGCACGCCGCCACCCAGGATGGCCGCGAAGACGGCGGCGACGGCGGTGCCGACGACTCTGTCGCGAGCGAACAGCCGTGGCGACTGCTCGTTGAAGTCGAACGCCTCCTCGACGCCGAACGTGTCGAAGACGTCGAACGGCAGCGACACCACCTGGAGGGCGACGACCGAACCGACGAACAGCAGGACGCCAGCGAGCAGGTCGTTGCCAACGACGTCGAACGTCCACTCGACCGCTCCGCCGAACAGCCCCGAGTACAGCACGAGCAGGACGACGGCGAGCACGACGACGCTCTGTAGCTGTGACGCCGCGGTCCCGAGCCGGTGGTAGTCGAGC contains:
- a CDS encoding M48 family metallopeptidase — translated: MLVYHAIFLALVVGTTAFFAVLAALNVQYAERTVRERADWLAETVGVENPDRLLDYHRLGTAASQLQSVVVLAVVLLVLYSGLFGGAVEWTFDVVGNDLLAGVLLFVGSVVALQVVSLPFDVFDTFGVEEAFDFNEQSPRLFARDRVVGTAVAAVFAAILGGGVLLAVEWFPVFWWLAATGVVVAFLLATQVLVPRVVMPLFYDFDPVEDGELRDAVEDVFERAGFTCDQVYVMNASSRSGHSNAFFTGFGRTKRVVLFDTLVEQMDETAVQSVLAHELAHWKKGHIWQNLAASAVQVAVLLFVAQFLVESAWLYEMFAVPQQPAAGLLLAALWLQPLDELTSPVQNRLWLANEREADAFAVDVMGSGAPLADALADLTSENLGNPFPHPLYETFHYQHPPVPERIRYLTESETENEQLPEDENVTV
- a CDS encoding DUF7537 family lipoprotein codes for the protein MRTVLAVVALLVTAGCLGAGAPATDSPEQTPADGFPPGVTADGVENATALLDAHSSVLADPGYTFRVAVASDRTENGSYTGRTKGDEFRLNAEFGRDDGTLAVDTWANDSVVLTRVAHGDETQFDQRERHDGAAEPWTAQLERVLAAGDFEVTDRYVEDGRTVLALDANRTRPTHDGAYQSYRAHAVVDLDGRVHELNTTTEAESESGSWTRALDFELTTVGVDSVERPEWGDSAAATLDASVELDSTDELIELEHQAGEPLPAGTTVELTHDGETHTLTFEESLDVGERAYVAYPADGSAPVLSLEEPSGNFERIEGSYEVSVTGPDGASILNAAFAVETAGAGTTAA